A window from Mauremys reevesii isolate NIE-2019 linkage group 9, ASM1616193v1, whole genome shotgun sequence encodes these proteins:
- the LOC120372112 gene encoding myosin light polypeptide 6-like: MCDFSEDQMAEFKEAFQLFDRTRDGKILYSQCGDVMRALGQNSTNAEVMKVLGNPKSDEMNMKTLSFKQFLPMMQTITKNKDQGCFEDYVEGLRVFDKEGNSTIMGAKICHVLMTLGEKMTEEEVEILVTGHKDSNSWSGWC, translated from the coding sequence ATGTGCGATTTCTCCGAGGATCAGATGGCCGAGTTCAAGGAGGCTTTCCAGCTCTTTGACCGAACCAGGGATGGCAAGATCCTGTACAGTCAGTGCGGGGATGTGATGAGGGCCCTGGGCCAGAACTCCACCAACGCCGAGGTCATGAAGGTGCTGGGGAACCCCAAAAGCGATGAGATGAACATGAAGACACTGAGTTTCAAGCAGTTCCTGCCCATGATGCAGACCATCACCAAGAACAAGGACCAGGGCTGCTTCGAGGACTACgtggaggggctgcgggtcttCGACAAGGAGGGGAACAGCACCATCATGGGGGCTAAGATCTGCCATGTCCTCATGACCCTGGGGGAGAAGATGACGGAGGAAGAGGTGGAGATCCTGGTGACCGGGCACAAAGACAGCAACAGCTGGTCCGGATGGTGCTGA